AGTACCAGAACTCCGGGAAGCCGTGGAGCAAGACCACGAGGTCGCCGTCGGCGGGGCCGGCGGTCACGTAGTGCAGGCCGATCCCGTTGACCGTCGCGCGTTCGTGTGTCACCGCTTGCTCGTCGAACGTGGGTGTCTGAGATGTCATCTGAGAGCGTCGGTCTGGCGGTGTCGTCAGTACGAGCGGAGGTCTTCGAGGACCGCGGCGGCGCTGCCGTCGCCGATGGCGGCGCGGGCTTCCGCCAGGCCGTCGTCGAGACTCGACACGTCCTCGCGTGCGTAGATGCGCAGTGCGGCGTTGAGTTCGACGGCGTCGGCGAAGGCGTCCTCGCGGTCGCCTGCGACGACTTCCTCGGTGATCGTCGCCGAGTCGCCGGCCACGTCCTCGACTTCGAGGTCCTCGCCCTGGATGTCCATCCCGTACTCGGAGGTGCGGATCTCGTAGTCGAGGATGCCGTCCTCGTCGGCCTCGGCGTCGTCGGAGGGCCACTCGGCGACGACGGTCGCGCCGGGGCGGATGTCGTCGTACCCCTCCATCCCCTGGAAGAACAGCGCGCGGTCGGCGGGGTTGCGCTGGGACTTCGTGAGCGTCTTGACCATCCGCTTGGCGAACGCGAGGTGGTAGAAGCTCCCGAGGTGGACGCTCGCGTCGGCCGGATTCGCCAGCGTCTCGACGGTGTTGACGTAGGTCCGCACGCCCATCATGTCCCGCCGGTCGAAGAGGTCGTCGACGCCGGGGTTGAACTCGGGCTGGTAGTAGAAGCCAAAGCCAACGTCGTCGACCAGGTCGGCGCTCTCGCCGGGCGAGAGGTCCGTCGTCGCACCGAGTTCGTCCAGCACGTGCTTGTAGGCGTCGAGCTTCTGGGTCGGTACGCGATCGCCCGAGTGGACGACGACCGGCGTGCCAGCGGCGGCGGCGACGACGCCGGCCGCGACGCCGAGGATGGCGGAGGTGTGCTTGCCGTCGTAGTTGGCCCCGCAGTCGACGGGGTCTGCGCTGGGAGCCGCGACCTCGACGCTCTCCTCGCGCATCACGTCGACGAAGGCCGCCAGCTCCTCGGGCGTGTTTCGCTTCCAGCGGTTCGCCAGCCAGAACGCGCCCAGCGTCGTCTCGTCGGGCTCGCCGTCGAGGATCCGCTGGAACGCCTCGCGGGCCTGTTCGCGGGTCATGTCTTCGGCGGACTTGTGCCCGGAGCCGACGACCTCGGTCATCAGACGCTTGAGCGGCCACTCCCCGTACTCGCTGGTCGCTTGTGACATGCGAACAGGTTCGGCCGCGACCGGCTAAAGCCCCCCGGTTTCCCACCGAGATTGCCGGTCGAACACCCACAAATCTGGGGGATAGGGTGGAGAGACAGTCGAAAAGGATACACCACCGCACTCCCTAGCCGTGGTGATGAGTCTCCAGTCGGGCGACTGGCGCGAGCGCATCGACGACGTGGACGCCACGCTCATCGACGGCTTCCAGAGCGGGTTTCCCGTCGAAGAGCGTCCCTTCGAGACGGTCGGCACACAGCTTGGGATCGACGCCGACGACGCACTCGAACGCGTCCGACGGCTGCTCGACGCGGGCGTCTTCCGCCGGTTCGGCCCGGTGTTGAACCCTCCCGTCATCGGATCGTCGGCGCTGGCGGCCATCTCGGTCCCCGACGAGCGCTTCGACGAGTGTGCCGAGGTCGTCAACGGCTACGACCAGGTCAACCACAACTACGCCCGCGACCACGAGTGGAACATGTGGTTCGTCGTCACTGCCAGCACCCGCGAGCGCCGCGACGAGATCCTCGCGGAGATCGAGTCCCGGACCGACTGCTCGGTGCTCGTGCTCCCGATGTTGACCGACTACTACATCGACCTGGAGTTTCCCGTCGTCAACACGGACCGCTTCGCCCGCGAGAGCCTGCAGTCGACCGACGTGAGCGCGACCCGGATCAGCGAGTCGGCGGCCGCAGACCTGACGCCGCTGGCCCGCCGGCTCCTGCTCGCGATCCAGGAGGGGATGCCGCTATCTGCGACGCCGTACCGGGAGCTGGCCGCGAGCGTCGACGCGCCGGTCGAGGACGTGCTGGCGACGATCGAGCGCCTGCGCGAGGACGGCTGTATCAAGCGAATCGGCTGTGTCGTCAACCACGTCGCGACCGGCTTCGACAGCAACTGCATGGTCGTCTGGGACGTGCCCGACGACGAACTCGACGAGCGCGGACGGACGGTCGGCGAACTGCCGTACGTGACGCTGTGTTACCACCGGCCGCGGCGGCCGGAACAGGACTGGCCGTACAACCTCTTTACGATGATCCACGGTCGGGAGAGCGACGCCGTCGACGCGAAGATCGACGAGCTAGCCAGCGACTACCTACCCGACGACCACGAGCGACTCTACTCGACGGCGACGCTGAAACAGACCGGGGCGCGGTACGATGATCTCGTCGGAAACTAGGCCGGAATGTCGTCGCCGAGAGGGCAAACTCCCAGACGGCGGCCGGTCCCCGGAACGCTTTTGCGTTAGTTGGTTCATAGTGTACGTAGTCAGATGGCCGTGAGCGAGCGCGCGACTGTGCTGATCGTCGACGACGAGCCCGACGTGGCAGACGCCTACGCAGCCCAGCTGCGCGGTCAGTACGACATCCAGACGGTCTACAGCGGCGAGGCCGCGCTGGACGCACTCGACCCCGAGATCGACGTGGTGTTGCTCGATCGACGGATGCCGGACATCTCCGGCGACGCCATTCTCGAACGGATCCGTGAGCGCGACCTGCCGGCGCGGGTGGCGATGGTGACCGCGGTCGATCCCGACTTCGACATCATCGACATGCCCTTCGACGACTACGTCGTCAAGCCCGTCAGCCGCGACGACCTCTTCGAGACGATCGAACGGCTCCAGAGCTGTGCGGCCTATCAGAACCACCTGCGGGAGTACTACGCGCTCACCTCGAAGTTCGCTGCGCTCAAAGCGTCCAAACGAGAGGCGGAACTCCAGTCGAGCGACGAGTTCCAGGAGCTCAAAGATCGGATCGAGGACCACCAGGCCGAACTCGACGAGATCGTCGACCGCTTCGACGAGCACGATTACGAGGCGATCTTCCGCGACGTGGGCGGCCGCGCAGAGCTGTCGCTGGACGAGTGATCGACCCACTCGCACTGTGACCCCGCTTTTGACGGGGGGTTCCGAAAGCACTAACCGAAGTTGTTCCCTAGGACGGGTCGATGAGCCAGCAACTGCCGGACGTTCAGGCGTCGAGCCCGGACGTCACCGTCGGCCTCAACCGCGTCGGCGTCACCGGCGTCGAGAAGCTCGTGAAGATCGACCGGGCCGACCAGCGCCCGATCGTGCTGATGGCGACGTTCGAAGTGTTCGTCGATCTCCCCTCCTGGCGCAAGGGCGCGGACATGAGCCGCAACATGGAAGTCATCGACGAGACGCTCGAAGCGGCGGTCCGCGACGAGGTCTCGGGTGTCGAAGCGGTCTGCGGTGAGGCGGCCGAACGCCTCCTGGACAAGCACGACTACACGACCAACGCCGAGGTGCGCATGGAAGCCGAGTACGTCACCCGCGAGGAGACGCCGGCCTCCGAACGGCCCACCCAGTCGACGGCCGACATCGTCGCGTCGGCGACCGCCGACGAGGACGGGACTCGCGAGGAGATCGGAGCCCGCGTCACCGGGATGACAGTCTGTCCCTGCTCGCAGGGGATGTCGGCCGCTCGCGCTCGCGAGACGCTGCGGGGCCTCGACGTCGACGACGAGACCATCGACTCGTTCCTCGAAGAGGTCCCCCAGCCGGGCCACTCCCAGCGGGGCCACGCGACACTGACCATCGAGAGCGAGGGCGCGCCCGACGTGGACCTGCTCGACGTGATCGAGGTCGCCCGCGAGTCGATGAGCGCTCGCATCTACAACCTCGCCAAGCGCCCCGACGAGGACCACATGACCTACGAGTCACACAAGAACGCCAAGTTCGTCGAGGACTGCGTGCGCTCGATGGCAGAGGGCGTCGTCGACCGCTTCGATCATCTCCCCGCGGACGCCGTCGTGACGATGAAACAGTCAAACGACGAGTCGATCCACCAGCACAACGCTCACGCCGAGCGGGTGGCGACGTTCGGCGACCTCGAAGCGGAACTGGCCGACGAGTGACGACGACCGCTCCAGACAGCCCCGCGTTTCGACGATAGTACGTTCACAGAGCGGGCGATCCGGTCAGCGTGACACCATCGTGCTCAACCGTCCGTTTATAATTCAGGAGAAGTTGAAACACGAGTAATGGAACCACAGTTCGGTAGTGGCGTTTCTATACGATTGATCCAAGTCTTCGTGTTGATCTTTGCGGGATTCGCGACGATGCTTCTGCGGATCTATGGGACAGATGTTGATGATATGGAAGCAGGCAGCCCCGAAATGTTGGCGTGGTTCTTCATGTCGTACGCCATCGTGCCCGTGTATCCCGCATTTCTATTGAGTCTGGTCCCACTACTGCGTGACGGGAGTGTCGTGACGACGTACATCGGGTACCTGCTCGGCCTCTTCGTGACACTGCCGACGCTGGTGTTGACGCTGATCAACCTGTACGTCGGCGTGACAGACGGGGGAGACATCGCGTTACCGCTGTATCAGCGAGTGACGAGCAGCCTTTCTACTGTGTTAGTCTGGACATCAACATTCGTCGTGACGATTCTCTACGTTTGTCCCGAAGAACTTCCTATGCTAGTGAATCGGTGTCTATAGCGAGTACGAGTTCGTTCGGACCGTTCTCTTTCCGATTGACCTCGGACATCTGCTTGGCCCCCTCCTCATCCAGCCGACCTTTTAGATCGCTGATTTTCTCTTTCGGTTCACCCCCCATGCCCCGGACGTGCAGGTAGTCGATATCGACTGGTAGCTTGTCCAGATGAGCAGCGTTCTGAGAAATCCTCCGTCGGAGTTCGTCGGTCCCGAGTTTACTCCCACCTCGCACAAAGATGACGAAGGGACGATGCCGAACGAGATCGTCGAACAGGTCTTGAAAGTCCTCGTTCCGCGTGCTACTATCCGAGAGTTGACCGTAGAGATCCCGAAACAGGCCGTGTTTTTCGAAGTAACCGGCCGAGCAAAGACTTGGGACGTTCTGCGCTGCACTCCCGTACTTGTCACCGAGTTTTCCCCGACGCTCGTATTCCTCTCCGTTGTCAACGTTGAAGTTGTCGAAGTACTTGCTGAGATGATACGCTTCCTCGAGCATACTACTCTGTGACGGGGAGAGAATCGGATCGAAGAACGCCATCACCTCGTCAACGTCGCCCTTGCTCGCACGAATCGAGAGATACAGTTCGAACGCCGATTCGGAAAACGCCCGTTTCGATTCTTCACGCCAGTATTCTTTCAGTTCGGCTTTACTATCTGCCCAGTCACCTCGCGTCGGATCGACCGTGACGACTGCTTCTGTTTCGTCGATCTCGAACGGATCGTCACCAGTGACCCTGTCGATCTTTATGATATAGTCCTCACCGACGACAGATGCCGTCTCCTGATTGTCAGTGTTCTCCGCTGAATTCGAGTCGGTGGATAAGAATGGATTCAGGTCAGACGGTAGCTCCGAGCTTGAGAAGAGCCGGTCGAAAAATCCCCGTAGCACGGTTACTCTTCGACTTCAGTGGCGTAGTGAAGGATGTCCCCGACATCGTCTTTGACGAAGTGCTCAGAGTTTTGATAGACGATCCCGAGGTCGTCGATCGTCATATAATCCCCGGTCTCGTCGTCTGTCACAATTTCGCCGGAGTCGCGGTCGCGTAGATATCCCTCTTCAGTGATGTCCTTGTCAAAGAGGTCCGCTAAATACTCTTTCCGGTCGTCGCCGAAGACGATCTCTGGGGACATTATTTTCGTCTCTGCTGTGAGTTGTTCTGGACGACTCTTGAATCTTGCTCTCGCGTGGCCTGCATAATCGGCGGTTACTCCACTCAGTCGCCGACGATCTCTCGGGCCCGCTGCCAGCGTGGCTCGAACTCCGCGTAGATCTCGTCCGCGAACTCCGGATCTTTCAGGTCGATGACGGCGAACGTCGACCCTCCGAGCGGGTGGGGAACCTCGATACAGACCTCGACGTCGTCGATCAGTTCGAACGTCGACGTGACCTCCTCCGTGGTGCGGTAGTGGTAGTTGTCGTACTGCTGGAGGCGTCGCTGGTAGGCCTCGCCAACGTCTGCCGGCACTGCCTCGACGAACGAGGGCGGCAAGAGCATGTACACCTCGACGCCGCGCTGGAGGGCACTCTCCAGTTCGTCGACCAGCCGGTCGGTCGCCTCGGTCAGGTCGAGTTGCTGGCCGGGCAGCGAGCCCACCATCACGATTCGCTCGTCCGCGGCCGAGAGCCGTTCGACCAGGAGGTCGACGGTCTCGGCAGGTCCCACCGCGGCGGTCCAGAACGGTTCCTCGACCGGCTCGGCGGATTCGAGTTGATTCGAGAGCTCGTCGACGATCTCCTCGTACTGCTTTGCCTTCTCGTCGAGCTGGCGTTTCTTGTCCTCCAGGAGCCGCTCCAGGGCGGTGTCGGGCTCGACCGGCGCGTACTTTTTGGGGCGACTGGCCGTCTGGCTGCGGACGAGGTTGTACGTCTCCAGGCTGTTGAGCACGTCGTAGATGCGGCCCATCGGAACGTCGCTGGCGCGTGACAACTCCTTCGCGGTTGTCGGTCCCGTGTCCAGCAGCGACCGGAAGGCGCGATCTTCGTACTCGGAGAGGCCGAGATCTCTCAGATTCGCCATACCGACGACAGGACACGGACAGTCAAAAACGCATCGACAGTTTGCCCGCGTGTATCGTTTTTTGAACGACGCCTACGCGTCGCCCGTCAGGACGGCTTCGAGCCCCGCCGGCTCCTCGGCCGTGCCGACCTGCTCGCCGCCTTCGAACAGGACCGCCTCGTCGCCGCCCACGTCGGGGACGACGACGGTCTCGTGGTCGGCCAGTCGGAGTGCGGCCCGGTGGAGGTCGCTCCCGGCTCGCGGGCCGACGCGGAGGACGGCGGGCGAGCGAAGCCGGGCGGCCGTGGCCGCGTAGTGTGCAACTTCGACACCCATCCGGTCGGACGCACCGGCGAAAGCGGCGATGGCGTCGTGAGCGGCCGCCCGGTAGCGCTCGTCGTCGGCGAGCGCGGCCAGATCGAGCAAGGCGTCGGCCAGCTCGACGGTCGCGTCGAGTGGGTACTGCGAACGCGAGCACAGGCCTGGCCCGTCGGCCGGTCCGTCGCGAAACGCTCCGCTCTCGGTCTGGAGGTGTTCGATCGCCCAGTCGGCGATCGCTCTGGCGGGGCGGCCCTCGCCGAGCACCTGCCAGCTCGTCGTCAGCCCCTGCAGGACCCGCGCCTGGTCGAGGAGGAGCCCGGTCGACCCCACGGCGTCGTCGGTCCGGTAGTGCGTGACCGCGCCGTTCTCGACGAGCGTCTCGGTGATCGTCTCGCGGGCGCGTTCGGCGTACCGGCGAGCCCGCTCGTCGTCGGTGTAGGCGGCGTACGTCGCCAGCGCGTCGATGGCCATCCCGTTCCGGTCGGCGAAGACCGTCTCGTCGACCTGGGGCGGGTCCGCCGAGGCCCGATCGCTGGCGTCCAGCCGGTGGTACGTGTCGTCGCCGGCCTGACTGGCGGCGAACGCGCCGCTGGTGTCCCCGCCGGTGTCGACCCACAGCTCCGTCGTCAGGTACTCGATGGCCCGCTCGGCGGTCTCGCGATAGGCCTCCTCCCCCGTGTACCGATAGCCGTGAGCGAACGCCCTGACGAGGCCGGCGTTCTCGTCGAGGAGCCGCTCGGTCCGCGCGTCCGACCACGTCCGGCCGTTCGCGTAGCGATAGAACCCGCCGTCGTCGGTGTCCCGGAGGTGCGTCTGAATCGCCTCAAGCGTCCGTGTCGCCTGGTCGCGAGCCCGCACCAGCGCGAACTCGACGGTCCGTGGCAACGGGAACTTCACGTCGGTCCCCCAGCCGCCGTACTCCTCGTCGTAGGCCGCGAGCAGCTGCTCGACCATCGCCTCCTCGATCCGTGCGGTCACCTCGCCAGCGGGCGGTGCCTCGGTCTGGAGCGAGCGCGGGACGGAGCCGGCGGCCTCCCCCTCCGTCTCCCAGGTCTCGCGGACGCTGTCGAGAATCCCACGGAAGCCGTCGGGCCCGAGATACGTCGCCCCGGTCAGCACCGTCCCGTCGGGCGTGAGAAACACCGTCGAGGGAAACCCACCCATGATGTATCGCTCGCGCACCTCGGGGTGGCGGTCGCCGTCGACCCGGACCGGGACGAAGCCGTCGTTGACGTTGGCCGCGATCCGTGGCTCCGCGTACGTCTTGCGGTCCATCTCGCGACACTCGGGGCTCCAGGGCACCGTCAGCGCGAGCAAGATCGGCTTGCCGGCCTCCCGCGCCGCCTCGAAGGCCGCCGGCCCCCACTCGCGCCACTCGACTTTCGTCTCCGCTGCGAACTGATCCATACCCGCGTTACGGAGCCGACCGGCAAGAGACTTGCACTCTCGGATCACCTCGGTCAACACGCTGTCCGGTGGCGTCGGGTCACGACCCCCACCGGTCCGATACTCGAAAAGCGTTTGAGTCGCGGCCGGCAAGTGCGGGTATGCTCCGGGTCATCGCGGTGTTGCTGTTGATACCGCTGCTGGACGCACTCCTGCTCGTCGTCGCCGCAACGCAGTTCGACACGCTCTCTGCGGCCGTCGTCGTGTTACTCGTCGTCGTCACCGCCCTCGTCGGGATGTTGCTGGTCCGTGCCGAGGGACGCCACACGCTGCGCAGGATCCAAGAGAAACTGGCGACCGGTGAGGTGCCGACCGACGAGCTGGTCGACGGCGGCTTCCTCGTCGCCGCGGGCGCGTTCTTCCTCACGCCCGGCTTCGTCACCGACCTCCTCGGCCTCCTGCTCGCGCTGCCGATCACGCGCGCGCCGATCCGCATGGCCGCCAAACGCTGGCTCATCACCCCCTACCTCGACGCCAAAGCCCAGGGATTCGTGAGCGGCAACGTCTACGTCGGCGGCTTCCCCGGCCAGGGCGACGCCGGTCCGGGTCCGAGCGGTCCGGCCGGCGGCCCCGACACCGGCCCGAGCGACGGCCCCGGTACCGTCGGCTCCGATGGCTCGCCTTCCGGTTTCGACCACGACAACGCCACCGACATCGACTTCGAGGAACGCGACGAGTGAGACTGCCGACCGCCGGTCTTCGACGGCCCCTCGCTACTCCGTGCCGGCGACGCTCGTGACACAGTGACAGCCGACGGGACGACGACGGGCGTGGTGTCGACCCACACTCCGCCCCCGAAAAGTAACGTTTAACAGTACCCCTCGGGTACACTCGGATGCACTCGCTCGGGCCGGTAGCTCAATCAGGTTGAGCGCTCGGCTGATAACCGGGAGGTTCGCGGTTCAAATCCGCGTCGGCCCATTCGTTTTTCACACGGTCGTTGGCTGATCGAGAATCGCAAGTACAGTCTTCGAGGCATTCGAGTTCTGGCGAGACGCTTCGTGAGCAGAAGCGTCGAAAATCCGAGTGGCACTGGAAGCCAGTTTCCCACCCTCTCCTCTGGCGATTTTCGTTAACTGGGGGTGAGTGGCCGTGAGCCAGCGCGATCGTCGCCAGCGATCCCCACGACGACCCGCCGATGCCCGACGTACTCGATGCAGCGCTGACGCACCTGATCGAGAGTCGGCGGCAGCGTTTTGTGTGCGTGCGACAGATGTACAGGCGTATGTCAGAAGCCGACTCGAACGACGACGATCCCGAGATCGACCGGATCAACCTCCGAATCTCGCGGTCGTTCCTCGACGTGGTCGACGAGACGTGGCGCGAGCGTGGCTTCAACAGCCGCAGCGAGTTCATCCGCTACGCACTGCGTGATTCGGTGAATCATCCCGAGGGCGCGGGCGTCTGGAAGGACATCGCCATCAGCGAAGCGCAATTCGACGAGGGTGACGGCATTTCGAGCGACGAGGTCAAAGCGAAGTATGGATCAGACGGCGAATGATGACGATTGGGGCTGGAAGTTCTCGCCCCGAGCTGAAGACCAGTTCTCACAGTTGGGGAGCGATAGCCAACAGCGGATCATCGACAAGTTGGAGGAAGTCGTTTCCTCGGAGTGGCGCGACCCCGACGACTTTCTCGAACCGCTGACTGGTTCGCCGTTTCAGAAGCTCCGTGTCGGTGGGTATCGCCTCGGCTGTCGACTCTTGCACGAGTCGAAGATGCTCCGAGTCGAGAGCGTTCGGAAGCGTGAAGGCGCGTACAAGGGCGACGACGATTAGACTGGAGTCCCGCTTACGACTGGCAGCAATTCCTCAACAAGGCCAGCGCGATCGTCGCCAGCGACCCCCACGACGACCCACCGATGTCCGACGTACTCGATGCAGCGCTGACCCACCTCGTCGAGAGCGAGGCGAACGTCGACGACGCGCGGGCTCGGCGTGAGCTTCCGTCCGGTGTGGTCACGCGCGAGCAGTTGGAGGAGATCGTCGACGAAGTGGCCGGCGTCGCCCGGAAGGAAATCCAGGCGCTTTGGCAGGCGGCGCTGCTGGTCGAGGAGCGGGACCACAGCGAGATCGGGAGCGACGACGTGGCCGATTCCTACGAGCGCGCACAGCGGTACATTCTGGAGCAGAATCTGGCATCGCTGCCGTTCCACCACCAGCTACTGTACGAGCTGATCCGTGTGGGCGGTGGGCTGACGGCTGGGGAGTTGCACGACCGCTACGAGGCGGTGGCCGACGACGTGTACCGTAGGCGTGGGCTGACGCCGATCTCGGAGCGGTCGCGACGGCTGAAGCTATCGAAACTGGAAGATTACGAGTTGATCGAATACGACTGTATATATCGGTCGATCAAGCCAGGTTGTGATGTGAGTATAAACCGACTCATGACCAGATAATTAAGGCTGCTTTGGAAGTGCTATTTCCAGTAACAGACAGTACTGTATTGACCAATGAGTTCAACCCAAAGAGACCGACATATATTGAAATTAACAGAGAAGATAGAAACAACCCAAGTACTGCAAATCTGAGAACTTTTGTGAATAAGTTAACAAGTACGATAGATTGAATTGCCGTTTCAAGCTCTCTTTCTACAATATCTGGGTTGGTGATGTGCCACCCATCACTGGATTCATACCCATTGTTTTCTATTACTTTTTCAACATTCAAATGGCATTGGTACACCCGATCACCGAGTTGGTCACTGTCCTCGGGAAGCACCGGAAGCGATATTTCATTATCTGCTTCGATATCTCTCAAGTTTCGCTGATATTGACGCTTCAATTTGTTCCGAGTCCGTATTTGGTTATTATAATTGGGCACGACCCTTCTGACGATTTCGGCCCACATGTCACTCCTCCCCAGAGTCCATAGCACCAATACTTGTGTTCATCAGTTCCCACACCTCGTGTGGATTTAATAAATGATCTTCATCCTGATGACGAATATAAAATCTCCCATCAGCGGTTAGTGGATATTTTTTATATCGGTCTATCATTAATAACACTATATTTGAATCACCGATCTCAACAGTTGAGGAAACATATTTTCTATCAAGT
Above is a genomic segment from Halomicrobium sp. LC1Hm containing:
- a CDS encoding anthranilate phosphoribosyltransferase → MSQATSEYGEWPLKRLMTEVVGSGHKSAEDMTREQAREAFQRILDGEPDETTLGAFWLANRWKRNTPEELAAFVDVMREESVEVAAPSADPVDCGANYDGKHTSAILGVAAGVVAAAAGTPVVVHSGDRVPTQKLDAYKHVLDELGATTDLSPGESADLVDDVGFGFYYQPEFNPGVDDLFDRRDMMGVRTYVNTVETLANPADASVHLGSFYHLAFAKRMVKTLTKSQRNPADRALFFQGMEGYDDIRPGATVVAEWPSDDAEADEDGILDYEIRTSEYGMDIQGEDLEVEDVAGDSATITEEVVAGDREDAFADAVELNAALRIYAREDVSSLDDGLAEARAAIGDGSAAAVLEDLRSY
- a CDS encoding Lrp/AsnC family transcriptional regulator, producing the protein MSLQSGDWRERIDDVDATLIDGFQSGFPVEERPFETVGTQLGIDADDALERVRRLLDAGVFRRFGPVLNPPVIGSSALAAISVPDERFDECAEVVNGYDQVNHNYARDHEWNMWFVVTASTRERRDEILAEIESRTDCSVLVLPMLTDYYIDLEFPVVNTDRFARESLQSTDVSATRISESAAADLTPLARRLLLAIQEGMPLSATPYRELAASVDAPVEDVLATIERLREDGCIKRIGCVVNHVATGFDSNCMVVWDVPDDELDERGRTVGELPYVTLCYHRPRRPEQDWPYNLFTMIHGRESDAVDAKIDELASDYLPDDHERLYSTATLKQTGARYDDLVGN
- a CDS encoding HalX domain-containing protein, whose protein sequence is MAVSERATVLIVDDEPDVADAYAAQLRGQYDIQTVYSGEAALDALDPEIDVVLLDRRMPDISGDAILERIRERDLPARVAMVTAVDPDFDIIDMPFDDYVVKPVSRDDLFETIERLQSCAAYQNHLREYYALTSKFAALKASKREAELQSSDEFQELKDRIEDHQAELDEIVDRFDEHDYEAIFRDVGGRAELSLDE
- the mptA gene encoding GTP cyclohydrolase MptA yields the protein MSQQLPDVQASSPDVTVGLNRVGVTGVEKLVKIDRADQRPIVLMATFEVFVDLPSWRKGADMSRNMEVIDETLEAAVRDEVSGVEAVCGEAAERLLDKHDYTTNAEVRMEAEYVTREETPASERPTQSTADIVASATADEDGTREEIGARVTGMTVCPCSQGMSAARARETLRGLDVDDETIDSFLEEVPQPGHSQRGHATLTIESEGAPDVDLLDVIEVARESMSARIYNLAKRPDEDHMTYESHKNAKFVEDCVRSMAEGVVDRFDHLPADAVVTMKQSNDESIHQHNAHAERVATFGDLEAELADE
- a CDS encoding TrmB family transcriptional regulator, yielding MANLRDLGLSEYEDRAFRSLLDTGPTTAKELSRASDVPMGRIYDVLNSLETYNLVRSQTASRPKKYAPVEPDTALERLLEDKKRQLDEKAKQYEEIVDELSNQLESAEPVEEPFWTAAVGPAETVDLLVERLSAADERIVMVGSLPGQQLDLTEATDRLVDELESALQRGVEVYMLLPPSFVEAVPADVGEAYQRRLQQYDNYHYRTTEEVTSTFELIDDVEVCIEVPHPLGGSTFAVIDLKDPEFADEIYAEFEPRWQRAREIVGD
- a CDS encoding DUF255 domain-containing protein; translation: MDQFAAETKVEWREWGPAAFEAAREAGKPILLALTVPWSPECREMDRKTYAEPRIAANVNDGFVPVRVDGDRHPEVRERYIMGGFPSTVFLTPDGTVLTGATYLGPDGFRGILDSVRETWETEGEAAGSVPRSLQTEAPPAGEVTARIEEAMVEQLLAAYDEEYGGWGTDVKFPLPRTVEFALVRARDQATRTLEAIQTHLRDTDDGGFYRYANGRTWSDARTERLLDENAGLVRAFAHGYRYTGEEAYRETAERAIEYLTTELWVDTGGDTSGAFAASQAGDDTYHRLDASDRASADPPQVDETVFADRNGMAIDALATYAAYTDDERARRYAERARETITETLVENGAVTHYRTDDAVGSTGLLLDQARVLQGLTTSWQVLGEGRPARAIADWAIEHLQTESGAFRDGPADGPGLCSRSQYPLDATVELADALLDLAALADDERYRAAAHDAIAAFAGASDRMGVEVAHYAATAARLRSPAVLRVGPRAGSDLHRAALRLADHETVVVPDVGGDEAVLFEGGEQVGTAEEPAGLEAVLTGDA
- a CDS encoding FxsA family protein → MLRVIAVLLLIPLLDALLLVVAATQFDTLSAAVVVLLVVVTALVGMLLVRAEGRHTLRRIQEKLATGEVPTDELVDGGFLVAAGAFFLTPGFVTDLLGLLLALPITRAPIRMAAKRWLITPYLDAKAQGFVSGNVYVGGFPGQGDAGPGPSGPAGGPDTGPSDGPGTVGSDGSPSGFDHDNATDIDFEERDE
- a CDS encoding ribbon-helix-helix domain-containing protein — encoded protein: MSEADSNDDDPEIDRINLRISRSFLDVVDETWRERGFNSRSEFIRYALRDSVNHPEGAGVWKDIAISEAQFDEGDGISSDEVKAKYGSDGE
- a CDS encoding type II toxin-antitoxin system RelE/ParE family toxin yields the protein MDQTANDDDWGWKFSPRAEDQFSQLGSDSQQRIIDKLEEVVSSEWRDPDDFLEPLTGSPFQKLRVGGYRLGCRLLHESKMLRVESVRKREGAYKGDDD